One window of the Plasmodium relictum strain SGS1 genome assembly, chromosome: 1 genome contains the following:
- a CDS encoding AAA family ATPase, putative, translated as MKNDELIENFCVYCNSNKSFSYFQKSLDPPKNLFKNEYEKLVNTKTIKYKWIKNLSYNECLQQVLKNLDECNLQFKGKCERKNNSLIYRNEQFHAYNKKFLNDEKYIKYAIFNNRKNKNSFKPKIFIDKILGIKNRYKIDSKNNFIKENNSKNKLKKDNHLKNDIIKENYSKNNFIEKETSSIYTKEKNFKNEFTKDSNLRNVIIKENNLKKDFVEEGNFQSNFVKEKNLSGNFIKSNKLKNIKLGKREKKKKKKDIFKYLFNIFKRRKYYKTIFKLWLDNFLKRNGILNKKLVKKLINYLIIKNSIIFDVELWNFFFCKNLINHFNVNLYFLIGKSGNKKEDFIRDLFHSFPFKYSNDDIFIIDIIQYENFPIVCDYRYIESMNFTNWEKIEKNNEIFNEMNNKNYEINRNYVLKCLNKTNFSFKICDSFKIKNKYLKLVNLEKIKNLNYINLYVNKPNKVNYKKLSVGTCLRNLNEINDNYVWNKISINNNSFDKNVALSSNLNNNLCNYNSIKEDVRSERILSIFSDSESVSSFDLYNLKNNEFNKNVFSENKEWKEYKKKLYVNKILYPYYYELVLKENTIINIKNRKEIQKIDKFNMNLEYILISFTKIALVKQLVWKKKIFRLLFFFLKNKKKKNLNKKILGLNLFNGGYSFLLIKNFDYINNFPIFKKNCIMFLFLKYIYIWKNMNLNAHIFIISSFVGNNNFNNSNNNDNIISLFNSYVNNFFVFIFPHFLHKKDRYELLTHLYRKNNLNYSKKHIKNISKITSSFNRENLMKLFQDEYRERIINLLKRNRITIKDKKFIKKLFQNINNNHFFSEALSFQNDSHIYVHSHEIELYKKKNFNTFCKKLREKTYGFGEIIGEDTLITRLKKEVIENFNIDKKKNKTSINFFDSVGILIHGNSGSGKTFISKKIIEECNCNSIIINCSNIFNKIMGESEKFLNEIFEFAKSKLQPCIILLDGIENICFKENITEVEKFAKRLKLCFYENIDKIHFEQKWKNNPCLILIIATTTSIDNIDDNLLMNHRIKYIYQTKDFHYWDNKDIYKLFGKCLKSNNIKSTDFLYSESFKTFISENILEKKKNLSPLYISNLCRDTLIHYLKRTIKGGEMKNEIIVEDFYKSLKMNY; from the exons gcttataacaaaaaatttttaaatgatgaaaaatatataaaatatgctatttttaataatagaaaaaataaaaatagttttaAACCAAAAATATTCATAGACAAAATATtaggaataaaaaatagatacAAAATtgattcaaaaaataattttataaaagaaaacaactcaaaaaataaattaaaaaaagacaaccatttaaaaaatgatattataaaagagaattattcaaaaaataattttatagaaaAGGAAACTTCTAGCATTTATacaaaagagaaaaattttaaaaatgaatttacaAAAGATAGTAATTTAAGAAATgttattataaaagaaaataacttaaaaaaagattttgTTGAAGAAGGAAATTTCCAAAGTAATtttgtaaaagaaaaaaatttgagtggaaattttataaagagtaataaattaaaaaatataaaattaggaaaaagagaaaaaaaaaaaaaaaaaaaggacatatttaaatatttatttaatatttttaaaagaaggaaatattataaaacaaTATTCAAATTGTGGttagataattttttaaaaagaaatggaatattaaataaaaaattagttaaaaaattaattaattatttgattataaaaaattctatCATTTTTGATGTTGAATtatggaatttttttttttgtaaaaactTGATCAATCATTTTAATGTAAATTTGTATTTCCTTATAGGAAAGTcaggaaataaaaaagaagattttATAAGAGATTTGTTTCAttcttttccttttaaatatagcaatgatgatatttttattatagacATAATTCAATATGAAAATTTCCCAATAGTATGTGACTACAGATATATAGAATCAATGAATTTTACAAATTGggaaaaaattgaaaaaaataacgagatatttaatgaaatgaataataaaaactatGAGATTAATAGAAATTATGTACTAAAATGtcttaataaaacaaatttctcatttaaaatatgtgattcttttaaaattaaaaataaatatttaaaattagttaatttagaaaaaattaaaaatttaaattatattaatttatatgtgAACAAGCCAAATAAagtaaattacaaaaaattaagtgTGGGAACATGCCTAAGAAacttaaatgaaataaatgataaCTATGTATGGAATAAAATTTCTATTAATAACAACTCTTTTGACAAAAATGTTGCATTGTCCAGTaacttaaataataatttatgtaaTTATAATAGTATAAAAGAGGATGTCAGAAGCGAAAgaattttatctattttttcagATAGTGAAAGTGTTAGTAGTTTTgacttatataatttaaaaaataatgaatttaataaaaatgttttttcagaaaataaagaatggaaagaatataaaaaaaaattatatgtaaataaaattctttACCCTTATTACTACGAACTtgtattaaaagaaaatactataataaatataaaaaataggaaagaaattcaaaaaatcgataaatttaatatgaatttagaatatatattaataagtTTTACTAAAATAGCTTTAGTGAAGCAATTAGTatggaaaaagaaaatttttaggttgttgtttttttttttaaaaaataaaaaaaaaaaaaatttaaataaaaaaatattagggttaaatttatttaatggtGGTtactcttttttattaataaaaaattttgattatataaataatttcccaatttttaaaaagaactGCAtcatgtttttatttttaaaatatatttatatatggaaaaatatgaatttaaatgctcatatttttattatttcatcttTCGTtggtaataataattttaataatagtaataataatgataatattatttctttatttaattcttatgtaaataatttctttgtttttatttttccacATTTTCTTCATAAAAAAGACAGATATGAATTATTAACTCATTTAtacagaaaaaataatttaaattattcaaagAAGCATATTAAGAATATTTCTAAAATAACTAGCAGTTTTAATAGagaaaatttaatgaaattatttcAAGATGAATATAGAGaaagaattataaatttattaaaaagaaatagaattaccataaaagataaaaaatttattaaaaagttatttcaaaatattaataataatcattttttttctgaagCTCTTAGTTTTCAAAATGATTCTCATATATACGTTCACTCTCATGAAATTGaattatataagaaaaaaaactttaatacattttgtaaaaaattacGAGAAAAGACATATGGATTTGGTGAAATAATAGGTGAAGATACTTTAATAACTAGATTAAAAAAGGAAgttattgaaaattttaatattgataaaaaaaaaaataaaacatctattaatttttttgatagTGTAGGTATATTAATACATGGTAATAGTGGATCTGGTAAAACatttatatcaaaaaaaattattgaggAATGTAATTGTaattctattattattaattgttcaaatatatttaataaaataatgggAGAATCAGAAAAATTtctaaatgaaatttttgaATTTGCAAAAAGTAAATTACAGCCATGTATAATTCTACTAGATGGTATAGAAAACATATgctttaaagaaaatattactGAAGTGGAGAAATTTGCAAAAAGAttaaaattatgtttttatgagaatattgataaaatacattttgaacaaaaatggaaaaataaTCCTTgcttaattttaattatagcCACTACAACGTCCATTGATAATATTGATGACAATCTTTTAATGAATCATAGaataaaatacatttatCAAACAAAAGACTTTCATTATTGGgataataaagatatttatAAACTTTTCGGAAAATGCTTAAAAAGTAACAATATAAAATCAACTGATTTCTTATACTCAGAAAGttttaaaacttttatatCAGAAAATATTCTtgagaaaaagaagaatctATCTCCTCTGTATATCTCTAACTTGTGTAGAGATACGTTAATTCACTACTTAAAAAGGACTATTAAag gaggtgaaatgaaaaatgaaattatagTGGAGGATTTCTACAAATCCCTTAAGATGAATTActga
- the FIKK8 gene encoding Serine/Threonine protein kinase, FIKK family, putative — protein sequence MIETTEQIDYSKSETLPCDDNYLSLKSEKTLNIDTDKCDIMLNEKKKKLNNENFPNKCNVSKNKLTSSNSIYNDKIKKSIELCSNVMSNQTFIRNDSQCNNKKSNKEKKVSRKSDISKKGNDKHIEEIEKDFFSNSSMYYKNAISTKYYDSFNDIDSKKSNNEFFYVNESKNNYSSKFFKNKIISGISNPTIEEKELFMKHTENKNKMNNILNNYTEVAISKCRISDINKSNTKNYDNNYSNNYVYNSEENSKPVHILDNKHKKIEMFLDYNSQNVISVVNDNDISCNDQNNYNNVSDNTKDCLRKSSSKLSCKKDNTIDLTGKCCYDYHKIDKDLDLEISNSMYLKNDKIEQYVNNKDEMCAKKEDFRSMLSQDIFNEMENINDSTTECNSMKDVPRLLLNYTTSQNKLDKNHYTKVPEIPSSLKEVNMKDKNSSLENICKQMSQKELKLENKNETFSNFDLDSLGNNIPSTNKNDFEINKNENNRHCFPSKSIYVENCANKYNAEFTNDLFEEELATNKKEENKDNYNLNKNSFKVGSDIPNEMYSKKKNFNFNKKTDSIKKKSDKTLMKSQFYEYTKNKNEESMNNLGKKKKKKFFDLISKKRIESTVISQNNSKDIEYLGEYFHNTIPNDIMKNIKYENPSNTYNEVMSNMNYDLTSELNNNNSMYVLQKNEEKIKTKNKDTKEFEYIQNEKVGAYRETHIHKNDDITRKTIICNELEANCVPGKRYLLSVKKNESVKDQKNQMLLISKQKIKKIWNKFKNNSSKEQNNATYDNKKHFSPNSELLSSQKLESNDYNGFKECINKPLSSINNMEKQIKSKCIFNWKLAQKSLIKMLHSAHNFYFNGVKYSDWILTSIPTLGFSKSSNRVQQMFKAIVPSKDSNSKNDAKLFIKRIPIYIWVKQFNLMNEYEGEYVTDGENFVMEAAALAFLNEYHQGITPKLYKILYEPESKHFNEYMAPKAMFNNLNLFNSILSERLKCNINGNIVIVSEFFSEDILDYIDRRQKKYNMKISNNEKSYILYQCLKLLIRLHDAGLSHLDLTPENILISDNYEMRLCDLSKSTPIYTYNLRHIKDTNRLNLFESCEPTIAKGAYMPPECWKIYWKYDTMKIKNPLKDLNSITDQEKRKQFYFDVSSADNFMLGVFFFWIWTNGNLWKCSDPLQDEDFFYFVKCDMDFDKFELTKKWPTELKNIIKQLLHIDYRKKLNLKDLSTHPWWSCKF from the exons atgattgaAACAACGGAACAAATTGATTACTCTAAATCGGAAACGTTACCGTGTgatgataattatttatcCTTGAAATCTGAAAAAACTTTAAATATAGACACAGATAAATGTGATATTATGctcaatgaaaaaaaaaaaaaattaaataatgaaaattttccAAATAAATGCAATGTATCTAAAAATAAGCTAACTTCTTCAAACTCTATATATAAtgacaaaattaaaaaaagcatAGAACTTTGTAGTAATGTTATGAGTAATCAAACATTTATAAGAAATGATTCTCAGTGCAACAATAAAAAGagtaataaagaaaaaaaggtaTCAAGAAAATCCGACATTTCAAAAAAAGGGAATGATAAGCATATTGAAGAAATTgaaaaagattttttttcaaatagtagcatgtattataaaaatgccATTAGCACAAAATATTACGACAGCTTTAATGATATTGATTCCAAAAAAAGTAacaatgaatttttttatgttaacgaaagtaaaaataactattcatcaaaattttttaaaaataaaataatttcagGAATCAGTAATCCAAcaatagaagaaaaagagtTGTTTATGAAACATAccgaaaataaaaataaaatgaataacattttaaataattacacAGAAGTTGCTATATCAAAATGTAGAATTtctgatataaataaatcaaatacaaaaaattatgataataattattcGAACAATTATGTATATAACTCGGAAGAAAATAGCAAACCGGTACACATTTTGGATAATAAAcacaaaaaaatagaaatgttTTTAGATTATAATTCACAAAATGTAATCTCTGTTGTAAATGATAATGATATTAGTTGCAACGatcaaaataattataataatgtaTCAGATAATACTAAAGATTGTTTAAGAAAAAGCTCAAGCAAATTATCTtgtaaaaaagataatacaATAGATTTAACAGGAAAATGTTGTTATGACTATCATAAAATAGATAAAGATCTTGATTTAGAAATTTCTAATTCTATGTATttgaaaaatgataaaatagaacagtatgtaaataataaagatgaaatgtgtgcaaaaaaagaagattttAGAAGTATGTTAAGTCAggatatttttaatgaaatggaaaatataaatgatagcACTACAGAATGTAATTCAATGAAAGATGTTCCAAGATTGCTATTAAATTATACTACATCTCAAAataaattagataaaaatcATTATACTAAGGTTCCAGAAATTCCCTCTAGTTTAAAAGAAGTTAATATGAAGGATAAAAATTCATCTttagaaaatatatgtaaGCAAATGTCACAAAAAGAGTTAAAAttagaaaacaaaaatgaaaCATTTAGTAATTTCGATTTAGATTCTCTAGGAAATAATATCCCTTCCACTAATAAGAATgattttgaaataaataaaaatgaaaataatcgACACTGTTTTCCAAGTAAGTCAATTTATGTAGAAAATTGTgctaataaatataatgcaGAGTTCACAAATGATCTTTTTGAAGAGGAACTTGctacaaataaaaaagaagaaaacaaagataattataatttaaataaaaattcttttaaagtAGGATCAGATATTCCCAATGAAATGTAttccaaaaaaaagaattttaacTTCAATAAAAAGACAGAtagcataaaaaaaaaaagtgataaaACATTAATGAAAAGCCAATTTTATGAATACacgaaaaataaaaacgaGGAATCTATGAATAATttagggaaaaaaaaaaaaaaaaagttttttgaTTTAATCTCTAAAAAGCGTATAGAAAGTACTGTTATTTCTCAAAATAACAGTAAAGATATTGAATATTTAGGagaatattttcataatacaATCCCAAATGATATTatgaagaatataaaatatgaaaatccTTCTAACACATATAATGAGGTAATGAGCAACATGAATTATGATTTGACATCAGAgttgaataataataactcAATGTATGTCTTACAAAAAAacgaagaaaaaattaaaacaaaaaataaggaTACAAAAGAATTTGAATATatacaaaatgaaaaagtagGAGCATACAGAGAAACacatattcataaaaatgatgatatAACTAGAAAAACAATCATATGCAATGAACTTGAAGCAAATTGTGTACCAGGAAAGCGCTATTTACTTTCTGTAAAAAAGAACGAATCTGTAAAAGATCAGAAAAATCAAATGCTATTAATAtctaaacaaaaaataaaaaaaatatggaataaatttaaaaataattcatccAAAGAACAAAATAACGCTAcatatgataataaaaagcaTTTTTCTCCTAATTCGGAATTATTAAGTTCACAAAAATTAGAATCTAATGATTATAATGGTTTTAAAGAATGTATCAATAAACCATTAAGTAGCATAAATAATATGGAAAAACAAATTAAGTCGaaatgtatatttaattGGAAACTAGCTCAGAAATCTTTAATTAAAATGCTACATAGTgcacataatttttattttaatggtGTGAAATATTCGGATTGGATTCTAACTTCTATTCCAACTCTTGGTTTCTCCAAATCAAGTAATAGAGTTCAACAAATGTTTAAAGCTATTGTTCCTTCAAAAGATAGTAATAGTAAAAACGATGCAAAattgtttattaaaagaataccTATTTACATATGGGTAAAGcaatttaatttaatgaatGAATATGAGGGGGAATATGTAACCGATGGAGAAAATTTTGTAATGGAAGCAGCAGCTTTAGcctttttaaatgaatatcaTCAAGGAATAACTCCTAAATTATATAAGATATTATATGAACCAGAAAGTAAGcattttaatgaatatatgGCACCAAAAGCTATGTTTAATAATttgaatttatttaatagtaTATTAAGTGAGAGACTTAAGTGTAACATTAATGGTAATATTGTTATAGTTTCTGAATTTTTTAGTGAAGATATTCTTGATTATATAGATAGAAggcaaaaaaaatataatatgaaaataagtaataatgaaaaaagttatatactTTATCAGTGCTTAAAATTATTGATAAGACTTCATGATGCAGGATTATCTCACCTCGATCTAACTcctgaaaatatattaatttcagATAATTATGAAATGCGTTTATGTGATTTATCTAAAAGTACTCCTATTTATACTTATAATTTAAGACATATCAAAGATACTAATCGCCTAAACTTATTTGAATCTTGTGAGCCTACAATAGCAAAAGGAGCATACATGCCACCTGAATGTTGGAAAATATATTGGAAATATGAtacaatgaaaataaaaaatccaCTAAAAGATTTAAATTCTATTACAGatcaagaaaaaagaaaacaattttattttgatgTTTCAAGCGCTGATAATTTTATGCTtggagttttttttttttggatttGGACTAATGGAAACTTATGGAAGTGCTCAGACCCATTACAAGATGAagatttcttttattttgtaaaatgTGATATGGATTTTGATAAATTTGAGTTAACTAAAAAATGGCCTACTGAACTAAAAAACATCATTAAG cAATTATTGCACATAGATTACAGaaagaaattaaatttaaaagatttaaGTACACATCCTTGGTGGTCATGCAAATTTTAA
- a CDS encoding PAP2-like protein, putative, whose amino-acid sequence MSALIQFSYSISIIRCLSVIISLVLVSSVQGFHMRPYYRTEYVFDDDNNSRSDMKINLRSRRNFEPLFTKDKNDNKKSSNSTLNDGNDDKLLEKYPLCDAKYKLVDKLKVFKLFQGLIGKRKKLVLNESCIIEMYEFLSVTLKNTNDLLLVLAIVYGYVPLFLIFLSILGFFITYNKILLYFNLIIPTQIILNELILKNIIKIRRPYNSALESYGMPSGHSSFSFSFITFILLHLTESNKDKWNIVASILVLITLFPIPWSRFYIEDHTLSQVIVGCIIGIILGYLFFLIKKIFFK is encoded by the coding sequence ATGTCAGCATTAATTCAATTTAGTTATTCTATTAGTATTATAAGATGCTTAAGTGTTATAATCTCACTTGTTTTAGTCAGTTCAGTACAAGGTTTTCATATGAGACCATATTATAGAACAGAATATGTTTTTGATGATGACAATAATAGTCGTAGTGATATGAAAATTAATTTACGAAGTAGAAGAAATTTTGAACCTTTATTtacaaaagataaaaatgacAACAAAAAAAGTTCGAATAGTACCTTGAATGATGGTAATGATGATAAATTACTTGAAAAATATCCTTTATGTGATGCAAAATATAAATTGGTGGATAAACTAAAAGTATTCAAATTATTTCAAGGATTAAttggaaaaagaaaaaaattagtacTTAATGAGTCTTGTATTATAGAAATGTATGAGTTTCTATCTGTTACGTTAAAAAATACGAATGATTTGTTATTAGTATTAGCAATAGTTTATGGATATGTTccactttttttaatatttctctCAATTTTGGGGTTTTTTATAACTTACAATAAAATTTTGCTTTATTTTAATCTTATAATTCCAACTCagattattttaaatgaattaattttaaaaaatattatcaaaattCGGAGACCTTACAATAGTGCATTGGAGTCTTACGGCATGCCGTCAGGGCATagttctttttcatttagtTTCATAACTTTTATATTACTTCATTTAACTGAatcaaataaagataaatggAATATTGTTGCCTCTATCTTAGTTTTAATTACATTATTCCCTATACCTTGGAGTCGTTTCTATATAGAGGATCATACTTTATCTCAAGTCATTGTTGGGTGTATTATAGGTATAATCTTGGGATAtctcttttttcttattaaaaagatattttttaaataa
- a CDS encoding acetyltransferase, putative codes for MNGEFIPIDKSVNEKIENCGSSFFLNRTDIILENNDKSKENTHEQIYDNAIKKNAIYQTMIINKKKIEIYQFKTFPKNYLNSVYELLSEELSEPYNIFLLKTILKNYSEIALMSLFDEKCVGTVISKISTKCKNDDEPVTFGYICMIAVHKSIKGCGSYLLNESIKLMQNLYGVNEVHLEAEATNNPTLRFYEKNGFIRIKRKPYYYLSGVDAFKLKKKL; via the exons atgaacgGAGAGTTTATACCTATAGATAAATcagtaaatgaaaaaattgaaaattgtgggagttctttttttttaaatagaacTGACattatattagaaaataatgacAAATCAAAGGAAAATACACATGAACAAATTTATGATAatgctataaaaaaaaatgctatTTATCAAACAAtgattattaataaaaaaaaaattgaaatttatcaatttaaaacatttccaaaaaattatttaaatagtgTGTATGAATTATTAAGTGAAGAATTATCTGAGCCATATAACATTTTCTTACTTAAAACTATCTTAAAGAATTACAGTGAAATTGCTTTAATG TCATTATTCGATGAAAAGTGTGTTGGTACCGTGATAAGTAAAATCTCTACaaaatgtaaaaatgatGATGAACCAGTTACTTTTggatatatat gTATGATAGCTGTCCACAAATCTATCAAAGGATGTG gttcatatttattaaatgaaagcATTAAATTAATGCAAAATTTGTATGGAGTAAATGaa gtTCACCTCGAAGCTGAAGCTACAAATAACCCTACATTac gtttttatgaaaaaaatggatTCATTAGAATAAAAAGGAAACCCTATTATTATTTGAGTGGTGTAGATGctttcaaattaaaaaaaaaactataa
- the GAMER gene encoding gamete release protein, putative: MEFKGFMPPHPNSPIPAGMKILPGNPRVNIPPQVYYSVRPIINEESFQMNIGGEVPSSWTINQIAHYIQFAGPDDSVFAERAKNLLRAKGYDV, from the coding sequence ATGGAATTCAAAGGTTTTATGCCGCCACATCCAAATTCTCCTATACCTGCAGGAATGAAAATACTACCAGGAAACCCAAGAGTTAACATACCTCCACAAGTTTATTATTCAGTACGTCCAATAATAAATGAAGAGTCTTTTCAAATGAATATAGGAGGAGAAGTTCCTTCATCTTGGACAATCAACCAAATAGCACATTATATTCAATTTGCTGGGCCAGACGACAGTGTTTTTGCTGAAAGagcaaaaaatttattacgTGCAAAAGGATACGATGTATAA